Proteins encoded in a region of the Ursus arctos isolate Adak ecotype North America unplaced genomic scaffold, UrsArc2.0 scaffold_2, whole genome shotgun sequence genome:
- the RHOT2 gene encoding mitochondrial Rho GTPase 2 isoform X1, which produces MTTFPRGQKSCFGHPLAPQALEDVKMVVCKNVAGGVRDDRLTLDGFLFLNTLFIQRGRHETTWTILRRFGYGDTLELTPDYLVPPLHVPPGCSTELNHLGYQFVQRVFEKHDQDHDGCLSSAELESFFSVFPAAPWGPELPLEVCAEAGRLSLHGYLCQWTLVTYLDVRRCLEHLGYLGYPTLCEQDSQAHAITVTREKRLDQEKGQTQRNVLLCKVVGARGVGKSAFLQAFLGRSLRGTREFAEERAIYAINTVQVNGQEKYLILCEVSADSLLATAPDATCDVACLMFDGSDPGSFALCASVYKRHYMDGQTPCLFVSSKADLPEGISPPGLSPTEFCRRHRLPAPAPFSCVGPAKLSAAVFTRLAAMAAFPHLAHRELHTTSFWLRVTLGAIGAAITAVLSFSLYRALVKSR; this is translated from the exons ATGACGACTTTCCCTCGGGGGCAGAAATCCTGCTTTGGGCACCCCCTGGCCCCGCAGGCCCTGGAGGACGTGAAGATGGTGGTGTGCAAGAACGTGGCAGGAGGTGTACGGGATGACCGGCTGACCCTGGACG GCTTTCTTTTCTTGAACACGCTGTTCATCCAGCGTGGCCGCCACGAGACCACGTGGACCATCCTGCGGCGCTTTGGCTATGGAGACACGCTGGAGCTGACCCCGGACTACCTTGTCCCACC GCTGCATGTGCCCCCAGGCTGCAGCACCGAGCTCAACCATTTGGGCTACCAGTTTGTGCAGAGGGTGTTCGAGAAGCACGACCAG GACCATGATGGCTGCCTCTCGTCTGCGGAGCTAGAGAGCTTCTTCAGCGTGTTCCCCGCTGCCCCCTGGGGCCCTGAGCTGCCCCTCGAGGTCTGTGCCGAGGCTGGCCGGCTGTCTCTGCATGGCTACCTCTGCCAGTGGAC CCTGGTGACCTATCTGGACGTCCGGCGCTGTCTTGAACACCTTGGTTACTTGGGCTACCCCACCCTCTGCGAGCAGGACTCCCAGGCCCACGCCATCACAG TCACTCGTGAGAAGAGGCTGgaccaggagaaggggcagacGCAGAGGAATGTTCTCCTGTGCAAGGTGGTGGGCGCCCGCGGAGTGGGCAAGTCTGCCTTCCTGCAGGCCTTTCTCGGCCGCAGCCTGAGG GGTACCAGGGAGTTCGCCGAGGAACGTGCCATCTATGCTATCAACACGGTGCAGGTCAACGGGCAGGAGAAGTACCTGATA CTGTGCGAGGTGAGTGCCGACAGCCTGCTGGCCACCGCACCCGATGCCACCTGTGACGTGGCCTGCTTGATGTTCGATGGCAGCGACCCCGGGTCCTTCGCGCTCTGCGCCAGTGTCTACAAG CGCCACTACATGGACGGGCAGACCCCCTGCCTCTTTGTCTCCTCCAAGGCCGACCTGCCCGAAGGCATCTCGCCACCCGGGCTGTCGCCCACGGAGTTCTGCCGCAGACACCGgttgcctgcccctgcccccttctcGTGTGTCGGCCCGGCCAAGCTCAGCGCTGCTGTGTTCACCCGGCTCGCTGCCATGGCCGCTTTCCC ACACCTGGCCCACAGGGAGCTGCACACCACCTCCTTCTGGCTGCGGGTGACGCTGGGGGCCATCGGGGCTGCTATCACTGCTGTCCTCAGCTTCTCACTCTACAGGGCCCTGGTGAAGAGCCGATGA
- the RHOT2 gene encoding mitochondrial Rho GTPase 2 isoform X2 encodes MVVCKNVAGGVRDDRLTLDGFLFLNTLFIQRGRHETTWTILRRFGYGDTLELTPDYLVPPLHVPPGCSTELNHLGYQFVQRVFEKHDQDHDGCLSSAELESFFSVFPAAPWGPELPLEVCAEAGRLSLHGYLCQWTLVTYLDVRRCLEHLGYLGYPTLCEQDSQAHAITVTREKRLDQEKGQTQRNVLLCKVVGARGVGKSAFLQAFLGRSLRGTREFAEERAIYAINTVQVNGQEKYLILCEVSADSLLATAPDATCDVACLMFDGSDPGSFALCASVYKRHYMDGQTPCLFVSSKADLPEGISPPGLSPTEFCRRHRLPAPAPFSCVGPAKLSAAVFTRLAAMAAFPHLAHRELHTTSFWLRVTLGAIGAAITAVLSFSLYRALVKSR; translated from the exons ATGGTGGTGTGCAAGAACGTGGCAGGAGGTGTACGGGATGACCGGCTGACCCTGGACG GCTTTCTTTTCTTGAACACGCTGTTCATCCAGCGTGGCCGCCACGAGACCACGTGGACCATCCTGCGGCGCTTTGGCTATGGAGACACGCTGGAGCTGACCCCGGACTACCTTGTCCCACC GCTGCATGTGCCCCCAGGCTGCAGCACCGAGCTCAACCATTTGGGCTACCAGTTTGTGCAGAGGGTGTTCGAGAAGCACGACCAG GACCATGATGGCTGCCTCTCGTCTGCGGAGCTAGAGAGCTTCTTCAGCGTGTTCCCCGCTGCCCCCTGGGGCCCTGAGCTGCCCCTCGAGGTCTGTGCCGAGGCTGGCCGGCTGTCTCTGCATGGCTACCTCTGCCAGTGGAC CCTGGTGACCTATCTGGACGTCCGGCGCTGTCTTGAACACCTTGGTTACTTGGGCTACCCCACCCTCTGCGAGCAGGACTCCCAGGCCCACGCCATCACAG TCACTCGTGAGAAGAGGCTGgaccaggagaaggggcagacGCAGAGGAATGTTCTCCTGTGCAAGGTGGTGGGCGCCCGCGGAGTGGGCAAGTCTGCCTTCCTGCAGGCCTTTCTCGGCCGCAGCCTGAGG GGTACCAGGGAGTTCGCCGAGGAACGTGCCATCTATGCTATCAACACGGTGCAGGTCAACGGGCAGGAGAAGTACCTGATA CTGTGCGAGGTGAGTGCCGACAGCCTGCTGGCCACCGCACCCGATGCCACCTGTGACGTGGCCTGCTTGATGTTCGATGGCAGCGACCCCGGGTCCTTCGCGCTCTGCGCCAGTGTCTACAAG CGCCACTACATGGACGGGCAGACCCCCTGCCTCTTTGTCTCCTCCAAGGCCGACCTGCCCGAAGGCATCTCGCCACCCGGGCTGTCGCCCACGGAGTTCTGCCGCAGACACCGgttgcctgcccctgcccccttctcGTGTGTCGGCCCGGCCAAGCTCAGCGCTGCTGTGTTCACCCGGCTCGCTGCCATGGCCGCTTTCCC ACACCTGGCCCACAGGGAGCTGCACACCACCTCCTTCTGGCTGCGGGTGACGCTGGGGGCCATCGGGGCTGCTATCACTGCTGTCCTCAGCTTCTCACTCTACAGGGCCCTGGTGAAGAGCCGATGA